The following coding sequences are from one Corticium candelabrum chromosome 20, ooCorCand1.1, whole genome shotgun sequence window:
- the LOC134195309 gene encoding double-strand-break repair protein rad21 homolog has translation MFYDNYILARKGPLARIWVAAHYDKKLSKAQIYEVNIHASVAAILSDKMRLALRTSGHLLLGVVRIYSRQIRYLLADCNDAYAKIRLAFRPGIIDLPVVDKETATNAVTIPADFMTFDDSFLDEDQLTDTQLMKRFDLNQGLLEEITLKEKPHIQRSDRPNFDDKFGDDDDEDGGFILPVDLSKMSTRSRDRSLIQFDSDEPPPLGDESALLGEGEGDHVVPMEQEQPEVPEESEMLHGESAPLDLEPIEPPAKKARREMLPDSSKVAVDPVTELTGDQIRRQLSDCSGLIEIRPVAPPTRYHAAMQESGVAETLIGEPLIQCGTVLSAFLIDAQKTKIKLSRKHDETTLDLEEAVEEDPIEPDKELEEDDMMLPLDDQVLPPEDEASKQEFDLVKGDEEDEVAQEVPEESEESGHRRFSRATDQLLSVVQRRSRSGQQVSFLKLSRGLNRQQAAMKFYSVVALVLEGRIVTEQTKPFADISIRLV, from the exons ATGTTCTACGACAACTACATTTTAGCTCGCAAGGGTCCGCTTGCTCGCATCTGGGTTGCAGCGCATTATGACAAGAAGCTGAGCAAGGCGCAAATCTACGAAGTGAACATCCACGCCTCCGTAGCCGCCATCCTGTCGGACAAGATGAGACTGGCCCTACGTACGTCAGGTCACTTACTGCTCGGTGTCGTTCGCATCTACTCGCGTCAGATTCGGTACCTTTTGGCCGATTGCAACGACGCGTACGCGAAGATACGGCTGGCCTTCCGTCCGGGCATCATCGATCTGCCGGTGGTGGACAAGGAGACTGCAACCAACGCTGTTACTATTCCAGCAGACTTTATGACGTTTGACGACTCGTTCCTGGACGAGGATCAGTTGACGGA CACTCAACTGATGAAACGATTTGATCTCAATCAAGGCTTATTGGAGGAGATCACTCTAAAAGAAAAACCTCATATTCAAAGGAGTGATCGTCCAAACTTTGATGATAAGTTTGGTGATGACGACGATGAAGATGGAGGGTTTATACTTCCGGTCGATTTAAGCAAAATGAGTACCAGATCCAGGGACAGGTCATTGATTCAATTTGACAGTGATGAACCACCTCCACTGGGTGATGAATCAGCCTTGTTGGGTGAGGGTGAAGGTGATCACGTTGTCCCAATGGAGCAAGAACAACCAGAAGTACCAGAAGAATCAGAAATGTTACACGGAGAGTCAGCACCATTGGACTTAGAACCAATCGAACCTCCAGCAAAGAAAGCAAGGCGTGAAATGTTACCCGATTCTTCCAAGGTGGCTGTTGATCCTGTCACAGAGCTGACAGGGGATCAGATTCGAAGACAACTTTCCGATTGCAGTGGCCTTATTGAAATTAGGCCAGTGGCCCCACCCACACGTTACCATGCTGCGATGCAAGAGAGTGGTGTAGCTGAAACACTCATTGGTGAACCATTGATTCAGTGTGGTACAGTCTTGTCGGCTTTTTTAATTGATGCTCAGAAAACCAAAATCAAACTGTCACGAAAACATGATGAGACCACATTGGATTTGGAGGAAGCAGTAGAAGAGGATCCCATCGAACCGGACAAGGAACTAGAAGAGGATGACATGATGCTTCCACTGGATGACCAGGTTCTTCCTCCAGAGGATGAGGCTTCAAAGCAAGAGTTTGATCTAGTCAAAGGTGATGAGGAGGATGAAGTTGCACAAGAAGTTCCCGAAGAATCAGAAGAATCTGGCCATCGACGTTTTTCTCGTGCAACTGACCAACTACTAAGTGTTGTTCAAAGGAGATCAAGATCAGGACAACAAGTAAGCTTTCTGAAGCTTTCTCGGGGTTTGAACAGACAACAGGCAGCTATGAAGTTTTACTCGGTTGTAGCTCTCGTTTTAGAAGGACGAATTGTCACAGAACAGACTAAACCTTTTGCAGATATTTCAATTCGCTTGGTGTAA
- the LOC134195794 gene encoding uncharacterized protein LOC134195794 has translation MQRAILAPHNVSIRDINWEMLQLFPGEIKIYKSIDTVRDDDAVHYPSEFLNSLEPAGMPPHKLALKVGIPLMVVRNLAPGIANGTRLILKRMMNNCLEATIATGPHKGQDVYLPKIPLIPSDTGLPFEFKRLQFPVKVCFAMTINKAQGQTLAVAGLDLHEPSFSHGQLYVGISRVASKHGLTFLAKEGKTKNVVYQEVLSTR, from the coding sequence ATGCAACGAGCTATTCTCGCACCACACAATGTCTCCATTCGTGACATTAACTGGGAGATGCTTCAGCTGTTTCCTGGAGAGATAAAGATCTATAAATCAATTGATACGGTcagagatgatgatgcagtACACTATCCCTCGGAGTTTCTTAACTCCCTGGAACCTGCTGGTATGCCTCCTCATAAACTGGCTCTAAAGGTGGGAATTCCTCTAATGGTTGTTCGAAATCTGGCTCCTGGGATTGCAAATGGCACACGTCTTATACTAAAGAGAAtgatgaacaactgtctggaaGCAACTATTGCTACTGGACCGCATAAAGGCCAGGACGTGTATCTGCCAAAGATACCACTAATTCCCAGTGATACTGGACTACCATTTGAATTCAAACGACTTCAGTTTCCAGTTAAGGTCTGCTTTGCTATGACTATTAACAAGGCACAAGGGCAGACCTTAGCTGTGGCAGGGCTAGATCTACACGAGCCATCCTTTAGCCATGGACAGCTTTATGTTGGCATTTCTAGAGTTGCCTCCAAACATGGACTAACTTTCTTGGCAAAAGAAGGAAAAACCAAAAACGTAGTGTACCAGGAAGTGCTGTCGACAAGATGA
- the LOC134196077 gene encoding LOW QUALITY PROTEIN: uncharacterized protein LOC134196077 (The sequence of the model RefSeq protein was modified relative to this genomic sequence to represent the inferred CDS: substituted 3 bases at 3 genomic stop codons) has product MVYSVTVWCFCFSLLVTSSAQRDAKGSSGRHIQKRDVQSASVVGSARLTSNLQVTPCLTSDSAKPRNCRHALQLGHSVSGIYEIDPRDGLGSFDVYCDMETDGGGWTVFQRRKDGSENFYRNWNDYVQGFGHLYGEFWLGLDKIHRLATSVDLRIDLMASDGEKAYAQYEYFTIGDSRSSYALYFGQYSGNAGDSLTYHRGMKFTTSDKDNDLRGDNCAASNKGPWWYKACSTSNLNSLYKFGGTGWTHVVWNSFKKTASLQRSLQIAIPLESANSLVLNDARGSGSSHLQKRDVQNESVAEVSYVTPSTLQLSCPLTDNAKPRNCLHALQLGHSVSGIHGIDPRDGLGSFDVYCNMETEGGGWTGFGKLYGEFWVGLDKIHRLATSVDLRIDLIAFYGEKAYAQYEYFKIGDKERRSPQLHDKDNDDLDDRKLGNNNCAVDRDGAWWYKYCSNSNLNAQRDAKGSSGRHIQKRDVQSASVAGSARLTSNLQVTPCLTGDNAKPRNCRHALQLGHSVSGIYEIDPRDGLGSFDVYCDMETDGGGWTVFQRRKDGSENFYRNWNDYVQGFGKLYGEFWLGLSKIHRLATSEDXSDGIXWXKSYAQYEYFTIGDSRSSYALYFGQYSGNAGDSLTYHRGMKFTTSDKDNDLHGSNCAARHKGPWWYKSCSYSNLNSIYKFGGTGWAHVVWHSFKTTASLQRVEMKLK; this is encoded by the exons ATGGTCTATTCTGTGACTGTCTGGTGTTTTTGCTTTTCTCTTTTGGTTACGTCGTCAGCACAACGTGACGCAAAAGGAAGCAGTGGCCGTCACATTCAGAAGCGTGACGTGCAAAGTGCGTCTGTTGTTGGAAGTGCTCGCCTCACGTCCAATCTGCAGGTAACTCCCTGCTTGACAAGCGACAGTGCAAAGCCACGCAACTGTCGTCATGCCCTACAGCTGGGTCACAGCGTGAGTGGCATCTACGAGATTGATCCACGTGACGGTTTGGGCTCATTCGACGTGTACTGCGACATGGAGACGGACGGCGGAGGATGGACGGTATTTCAACGCAGAAAAGATGGATCCGAAAATTTTTATCGCAACTGGAACGACTACGTGCAGGGATTCGGACATCTATATGGTGAATTCTGGCTTGGACTAGACAAAATCCACCGTCTGGCAACTAGTGTTGATCTGAGGATTGATCTGATGGCATCTGACGGTGAAAAAGCTTACGCTCAGTATGAGTACTTTACAATAGGAGATAGTAGGTCATCCTATGCACTGTATTTTGGACAGTACAGTGGAAATGCTGGAGACTCTCTTACATATCACAGAGGAATGAAGTTTACCACATCTGACAAAGACAATGACTTACGAGGTGACAACTGTGCAGCTTCTAATAAAGGCCCCTGGTGGTACAAGGCATGTTCCACTTCTAATCTCAACAGTCTATACAAATTTGGTGGCACAGGATGGACACACGTAGTCTGGAACAGTTTCAAGAAAACCGCATCTCTACAAAGG TCTTTGCAAAT AGCGATTCCTCTAGAATCAGCCAATTCGCTAGTACTAAATGATGCGAGAGGGAGCGGCAGCAGTCACCTCCAGAAACGTGACGTGCAGAATGAGTCTGTAGCTGAAGTCTCTTACGTCACGCCGTCAACTCTCCAGCTTTCTTGTCCGCTTACTGACAACGCAAAGCCACGCAACTGTCTTCATGCCCTACAGCTGGGTCACAGCGTGAGTGGCATCCACGGGATTGATCCACGTGACGGTTTGGGTTCATTCGACGTGTACTGCAACATGGAGACGGAAGGCGGAGGATGGACG GGATTCGGAAAGCTTTATGGTGAATTTTGGGTTGGACTAGACAAAATCCACCGTCTGGCGACTAGTGTCGATCTAAGGATTGATCTGATCGCATTTTATGGCGAAAAAGCTTACGCCCAGTATGAGTACTTTAAAATAGGAGATA AGGAAAGAAGGTCACCACAACTGCATGATAAAGACAATGATGACTTGGACGATCGTAAATTGGGCAATAATAACTGTGCAGTTGATCGCGACGGCGCTTGGTGGTACAAGTACTGTTCAAATTCTAATCTCAACG CACAACGTGACGCAAAAGGGAGCAGTGGCCGTCACATTCAGAAGCGTGACGTGCAAAGTGCGTCTGTTGCTGGAAGTGCTCGTCTCACGTCCAATCTGCAGGTGACTCCCTGCTTGACCGGCGACAACGCAAAGCCACGCAACTGTCGTCATGCCCTACAGCTGGGTCACAGCGTGAGTGGCATCTACGAGATTGATCCACGTGACGGTTTGGGCTCATTCGACGTGTACTGCGACATGGAGACGGACGGCGGAGGATGGACGGTATTTCAACGCAGAAAAGATGGATCAGAAAATTTTTATCGCAACTGGAACGACTACGTGCAGGGATTCGGAAAGCTTTATGGTGAATTCTGGCTTGGACTAAGCAAAATCCACCGTCTGGCAACTAGTGAGGATTGATCTGATGGCATTTGATGGTGAAAAAGCTACGCTCAGTATGAGTACTTTACAATAGGAGATAGTAGGTCATCCTACGCGCTGTATTTTGGACAGTACAGTGGAAATGCTGGAGACTCTCTCACATATCACAGAGGCATGAAGTTTACCACATCTGACAAAGACAATGACTTGCACGGTAGTAACTGTGCTGCTCGTCATAAAGGCCCTTGGTGGTACAAGTCATGCTCCTATTCTAATCTCAACAGTATATACAAATTTGGTGGCACAGGATGGGCACACGTAGTCTGGCACAGTTTCAAGACAACTGCTTCTCTACAAAGAGTAGAAATGAAACTAAAGTGA
- the LOC134195308 gene encoding glutamic acid-rich protein-like, with amino-acid sequence MGDSRGDSASKELDSGPDVEESRRKKVKIPDKKKYDEEMDAIARQIKQKEDKLASITAVRPDSSGDSSVGGQREALLGELRRLKARRESVLEERRKLELKLQQTNTNVQKMREALTKLQSGLKFKSEPHVDDAIKKLEQQLQTQRLSLSEEKRVVTEISTLKASKRSIQEYVALREKIDAERAQQNKLRDEREAHFKQLTEFRQEEEKVKTQLDGMKGKQDQAWTEFKQRISEKDAIRKEIDELYTRKKELAGQNKKQLDVYYEGMRAQRKARREEELRRKEEDRRVAHEAHQKEMNEYLKMREPYKQERDLCTALTAYLTPLGAGLITGSGEAAAGESIDEDRLVPVRSNELKIPQGMFRRKKDDDVALSGLFGGKSKGKKGKKGKKGASTQKSSRPLNHNPAIFDQFLSLGLRAPNSSSDVQDVLQQLTDKRTYFETLAAEEKATQSGQREEESVSMEKAEEEEEELHEVQEPVVNEDASEETVAVGEQGDEESNEPLNDGEQVEKETDADVGKDEYVVPIVKEEADDPKLKEDEEKPDEDEEKPDEDEEKPDEDEEKPVEDEEKPDEDEEKPVEDEEKPVEDEEKPDEDEEKPVEDEEKPDEDEEKPVEDEEKPDEHHMVASENAKEGHEVESQATKDVVIDDEEEPAVWESEVIEELVETKEDEFVEDEIEVVSQDDRHSNGDMEAEDKNVSNPVDILDAQEADNHEDLQVAKSLEHHVEDKQADESVVIGEESQAVDERGLDGDKPQDTGSTLTNETLQFEGTELSHCQDLQPVEGKTNLSSVYQIEAPLEAPVVEENVSPEVEHAKTEVIDADSAMVLTDNVTQTKSDEEDVQCIARSMVPVSDDGLLTVNDLEESTKADSSQQEQASTDIDGSIEEKSLIESTKVTDEDNDTAGVEAVEDVRESVVDTDKTMESQMKLVMLVNGDTPSHVSSTESSQHKFDSSQELEQALTFEIDHVIESNDHQEKSGDQTSPQDGNGSGQEVDSVNVTEETVTTKVDTLQHQSPDAFIDDTLNSGAKEEDHDMKPGLSETVRALVGSDDDAGSGTEV; translated from the exons ATGGGCGATTCCAGAGGAGACAGCGCATCCAAAGAGCTAGACTCAG GTCCGGATGTCGAAGAAAGCAGACGTAAGAAGGTCAAGATACCAGATAAGAAGAAGTATGATGAAGAAATGGACGCAATAGCGCGTCAAATCAAACAGAAGGAAGACAAACTG GCGTCTATAACAGCTGTGAGACCAGATTCCAGTGGCGATTCAAGCGTTGGAGGGCAGCGAGAAGCTCTGCTGGGCGAGCTGCGCAGGTTGAAGGCTCGGCGAGAGAGCGTGCTTGAGGAACGACGCAAACTCGAGCTGAAGCTGCAGCAGACGAACACCAATGTTCAGAAAATG AGAGAGGCTTTGACTAAGTTGCAGTCTGGACTGAAGTTTAAGTCTGAGCCGCACGTCGACGACGCAATCAA GAAACTGgaacagcagctgcaaactCAACGGTTGAGCTTGTCAGAAGAGAAAAGGGTTGTGACTGAAATTAGTACTCTGAAAGCATCTAAGCGTAGTATACA AGAGTATGTTGCTTTGCGGGAGAAAATTGATGCCGAACGTGCACAGCAGAACAAGCTAAGGGATGAGCGTGAG GCACATTTTAAGCAGTTGACAGAATTTCGACAGGAAGAAGAGAAGGTAAAAACTCAACTTGATGGAATGAAGGGCAAGCAGGACCAGGCTTGGACAGAGTTCAAACAGCGAATATCCGAAAAAGATGCCATTCGAAAAG AGATAGATGAGCTTTATACAAGGAAGAAAGAGCTGGCAGGTCAGAACAAGAAGCAACTGGATGTTTACTATGAGGGTATGCGAGCGCAAAGAAAAGCACGACGCGAAGAGGAATTAAGACGAAAAGAAGAGGATCGTCGCGTAGCTCACGAAGCTCACCAGAAGGAAAT GAATGAGTACTTGAAAATGAGGGAACCGTATAAACAGGAAAGGGATCTCTGCACGGCTCTTACTGCATATCTGACTCCACTGGGTGCCGGTTTGATCACTGGATCTGGAGAAGCTGCAGCTGGAGAGTCAATAGACGAGGACAGACTAG TTCCTGTTCGATCGAATGAGTTGAAGATTCCCCAAGGAATGTTCCGGAGAAAGAAAGATGACGATGTGGCACTCAGCGGACTGTTTGGTGGAAAGAGCAAGGGAAAGAAAGGCAAGAAGGGCAAGAAAGGAGCATCAACACAAAAG AGTTCTCGGCCATTGAATCACAATCCAGCAATATTTGATCAGTTCTTGTCACTGGGTCTTCGAGCACCAAACTCATCGTCTGATGTTCAGGATGTACTTCAGCAGCTGACAGACAAGAGA ACATACTTTGAAACGCTTGCAGCTGAAGAGAAGGCAACTCAGAGTGGGCAGAGAGAAGAGGAAAGTGTTTCAATGGAAAAGGctgaggaggaggaggaggagctacATGAGGTACAAGAGCCGGTTGTTAATGAAGATGCATCAGAAGAGACAGTAGCAGTGGGTGAACAGGGTGATGAGGAATCTAACGAGCCATTAAATGATGGTGAGCAAGTTGAAAAGGAGACAGATGCTGATGTGGGGAAAGACGAGTATGTGGTGCCAATTGTCAAGGAGGAAGCTGATGATCCTAAACTGAAAGAGGATGAAGAGAAACCAGATGAGGATGAAGAGAAACCAGATGAGGATGAAGAGAAACCAGATGAGGATGAAGAGAAACCAGTTGAGGATGAAGAGAAACCAGATGAGGATGAAGAGAAACCAGTTGAGGATGAAGAGAAACCAGTTGAGGATGAAGAGAAACCAGATGAGGATGAAGAGAAACCAGTTGAGGATGAAGAGAAACCAGATGAGGATGAAGAGAAACCAGTTGAGGATGAAGAGAAACCAGATGAGCATCATATGGTAGCCAGTGAAAATGCTAAAGAAGGTCATGAAGTAGAATCACAGGCAACAAAAGACGTAGTAATAGATGACGAAGAAGAGCCAGCAGTGTGGGAAAGTGAGGTCATAGAAGAATTGGTTGAAACTAAAGAAGACGAATTTGTTGAAGATGAAATCGAGGTGGTCAGTCAAGATGACAGACATTCTAACGGAGATATGGAAGCTGAAGATAAGAATGTGAGCAACCCCGTTGACATACTGGATGCACAAGAAGCAGACAATCATGAAGATTTACAAGTGGCCAAATCTTTAGAACACCATGtagaagacaaacaggcagatgagtCTGTTGTAATAGGAGAAGAATCACAAGCTGTAGATGAAAGAGGACTAGACGGAGATAAGCCACAGGACACTGGTTCTACTCTCACTAATGAAACGTTGCAATTTGAAGGCACAGAGCTGTCACACTGTCAAGACCTTCAACCTGTAGAAGGGAAGACAAATCTTTCTTCTGTGTATCAAATAGAAGCACCTTTAGAAGCACCTGTAGTAGAAGAGAATGTGAGTCCAGAAGTCGAACATGCAAAGACTGAAGTTATTGACGCAGACAGTGCCATGGTGCTTACTGACAATGTAACACAGACCAAATCTGATGAAGAAGATGTACAATGTATAGCTAGATCTATGGTACCAGTATCAGATGATGGTTTACTGACAGTAAATGATCTAGAAGAAAGCACAAAAGCTGATAGCAGTCAACAAGAACAGGCGTCTACTGATATAGACGGTTCTATTGAAGAGAAATCGTTGATAGAGAGCACCAAAGTTACTGATGAAGACAATGATACAGCTGGAGTTGAAGCTGTAGAAGACGTTAGAGAGTCGGTGGTCGATACCGATAAGACTATGGAATCACAGATGAAACTTGTGATGTTGGTGAATGGAGATACTCCATCTCATGTCTCATCAACTGAAAGCTCACAGCACAAATTCGACTCGTCGCAAGAGCTAGAACAGGCACTCACATTTGAAATTGATCATGTAATTGAATCAAATGATCATCAAGAGAAGTCGGGAGATCAGACGAGCCCTCAAGATGGGAATGGCAGTGGACAGGAAGTTGATTCTGTGAATGTGACTGAAGAGACAGTCACAACTAAAGTCGATACACTTCAACATCAGTCTCCTGATGCATTTATTGATGACACTTTGAATAGTGGTGCCAAGGAAGAGGATCATGACATGAAACCTGGTCTTAGTGAGACGGTTAGGGCTTTGGTGGGCTCAGATGATGATGCCGGTAGTGGGACAGAAGTGTAG